TATGGTAAATGTCGTGTGTTAGTTAATAACTTGCTTGCCTTCTAGACAAGCATCATCTTTTTACAATTGCAAATTGTATCAAATTAATTTTCATGTGGCTTCCTTAATTAACTTGAATATTGAGGTGCCGGAAATGCGTATAGTTGGGAGTAATGTGAGATCGATTGCATCAGCCCTAGCAAATGAATCTAATAAGAGCACGCACACTTCGTCTCAAATGACAGGTGAAGCGAATAGTTCGAATGGAATTCTCTCAGCACTCACACCCTTTTCAAGGAATGCAAATCGCAAATCTTCTAACAGTAACAACCCGAGAGGAATGGCACTTCTTGCGAAGACCGCCAAATATCTTGCAGGGGCTGCCGGTGCTGCTTATGCCTACGACAACATCGCCAACAGATTCTTTCTTTCAACAACATCACTACATGATGGTAAGCAAGGCTTCACCAGTGACGCTCGCCTGCAGGAGGCTGAGGAAAAAGCTGAGGCTAATTATAACGAATACCATGCTCATGGCTGCCCTGAAAACGTTGTGGTGGCGCGCGCTTTATCATGGCCAAAGCTTGTTGGAGAAAATCTTTTCGTCACGATGGTAGATTTCCGCGCTGCTACCAAAGTTCACATGAAACAATTAATCAATACAAAAGAGGCACGCGATTCCATTTCGCTAAATATATCATGCATTCTTGGTGATCGCATAAAGCCTGAGCTGCTCGCCAAGCATGGAGTTGTTCAGGCTCCAGTTAATTTCGATATGACCATGGAGGATGATTTTTACGCTAAAAACAAATATTCGCTTTCGGGTGTTCCAAACCAAGAAACCGGCTCCTACGGTTATGCATCACGATCAATTTCTAACCCTTTTATTGAGAAGGGCGAAAAGCATCACGCCCAAGCAATCGTCAGTGACCGAGCGTTGACGCCAGAAGCCTGTATGGTTGCATTGCAACCGCTTCTGGAGAATGGCGAATCACTTAGCCCGGCAGCCCAGTTCCGGGCCGGGCAGGCACTGCTGATTCTTAGGCCATTATACTGCAGCCCGAAAACCTGGGGGGATGCTCACAAGGTGCTAATGCCATTTCTCGAGGGAAAAGGCTTGGCATCTTCACGTGAAAATCAGCGTCTTGGTGAAACTAGGCCGTTTAACCAAAGTGACATGGATAAAGGAATTGCCCGGCGTAATACGAGCGTCGCTGGGCCACTTCTCCATGAGCTCAATATGGTGATACAGGAGTCAATTTGTAAAAAAGATGAAGAGTCGATGAGAGATCTTAGGTCAAAAAAAATGCGAGAGATGAAGTATATTCCAGTTAGTCATTTCAAAATGAATGATGACTGCTCCGGTTTCGAGGATTCTTCCGGCTTGGCTGATTCGTTTACTGGATATAATGTTTCGGCATACATCAATCATGCGCGTTTACTAAGTGGCGAGGATAGGCTTTCTAAGCAGGACGTTGTCGCCATAGTCGGATGCCTGAACGCTGTTTACGACAACGCCAGTAGCGAGCGTCACACACTTAGAGAAACTGCGCACGGGTGTTTCGTCGGAGCTGGCTACACAGTGGAGGACGCTGAAGCTTTTTACAAAAATGTATGCAAGGATGCCGCATTGGAGTTTTATGGCGGAGAAGCACTTAGAGCGGCTAACAAAACTCGGGCAGATGGCGGAGACAGATGACCGAGCAGGCGAGTGAGAGGGACGGCGGGGATTCGTGTAAAAAAACAGCCAAAAGTGAGATAACTCGCTGTCAGCACAGAATTTTTCACGAATTCCCGTCTGCCCTTGGGTTCTGTTGCAGTAAGGCCCACGTTAAAATTGGGTAGCGAATTTTTGAGCTGTGCGATGAAGAAGACGAAGACACCGCGAACCACACTCGCGCCGGGCTTGGCCAAGGTCCTGAAGCGCCGTCACTACCCGCTTGAAGTGATTTTGCTGTGCGTGCGATGGTACGTGGCCTATTCGCTGAGTTTGCGCAATCTTGCGGAAATGATGGGCGAGCGTGGTGTCGCGGTGGATCATTCGACGGTGTACCGCTGGGTCATCAAACTGCTGCCGCTCTTCGAAAGGAGCTTCCGCAAGCACAAGCGTCCGGTTGGGAAAAGCTGGCGAATGGACGAGAGCTATATCAAGATCAAAGGTGAGTGGAAATATCTTTACCGGGCAGTGGACAAGGCGGGCGACACGGTCGACTTCCTGCTCAGGGCCAGGCGGGACAAGGTCGCTGCCCGGCGGTTCTTTGAAAAGGCGATCACCCATAATGGTACGCCAGAGACCGTGACCATCGACAAAAGCGGCTCCAATCTGGCCGCACTGGATGCGGTGAATGCCGATCGCGAGACGCCGATCAAGGTCCGTCAGATCAAGTATCTGAACAACATTGTCGAACAGGACCATCGGGCTATCAAACGCCGGACCCGGCCGATGCTGGGAGTCAAGAACTTCCACCGTGCGAGGGTCATTCTCGGCGGCATCGAGGTAATGCACATGATCAGGAAAGGACAGATGAAATCTGCGGGCAAAGACCCGTCGCCTGCTTCCCAGCAGTTTTACTCCCTTGTGTCATAAGCAATACTTATCATATCGTCATTTCTCGTCCCGACACCCTTACTGCAACAGAACCGTACACGACGTGGAAGCGCTCGTGGTTTGCCATATCCATAGTCTACAGGGGTCAGTGGATCCGAGGGTTGGTCACGCAGCACAATGACGCGCGCCGCGGCATCATGCCCGATGGGCATCGAACTGACAATTCGTGCGGGGGGAACAACTCCACCCGTCCCTGCGGCGCAGGTAGTTTCCGATCACGGCTCGATGTTTCGCATTGCGTCGCGCGCTCGCATCTGCGAATCGGGATGTGTGCCACCGGCGCCTGTTGGGACTGAACCGTGGGTGGCCGTGGTGCTGGCTCTATCAAGGCGTCGATCGTCAGTTTGTTGACCGCTGGGAAAGCGCCTGCGTCCGACGAAGTGAAAGTTGATCCATTCCAGAAGTAAGACTTGTACCGGTCCGCGAAAGGGCTCTGAGCCCAACCACATTCTCAGTCGTCAGCGCGGCAACCACATTCTCAGAACAGCTGCGCTAGAAGCGGCGCCAGATTCTTCCACTTCACCGTGCTCCGGAAGGCAAGGCCATCTTCGTCAAGTGATTCGATGATCACGCGCTGACCGCGCGCTTCGGCCACCACCCGCACCACTCGCTC
The DNA window shown above is from Paraburkholderia youngii and carries:
- the xopAG gene encoding XopAG/AvrGf1 family type III secretion system effector, giving the protein MALLAKTAKYLAGAAGAAYAYDNIANRFFLSTTSLHDGKQGFTSDARLQEAEEKAEANYNEYHAHGCPENVVVARALSWPKLVGENLFVTMVDFRAATKVHMKQLINTKEARDSISLNISCILGDRIKPELLAKHGVVQAPVNFDMTMEDDFYAKNKYSLSGVPNQETGSYGYASRSISNPFIEKGEKHHAQAIVSDRALTPEACMVALQPLLENGESLSPAAQFRAGQALLILRPLYCSPKTWGDAHKVLMPFLEGKGLASSRENQRLGETRPFNQSDMDKGIARRNTSVAGPLLHELNMVIQESICKKDEESMRDLRSKKMREMKYIPVSHFKMNDDCSGFEDSSGLADSFTGYNVSAYINHARLLSGEDRLSKQDVVAIVGCLNAVYDNASSERHTLRETAHGCFVGAGYTVEDAEAFYKNVCKDAALEFYGGEALRAANKTRADGGDR
- a CDS encoding IS6 family transposase, whose amino-acid sequence is MKKTKTPRTTLAPGLAKVLKRRHYPLEVILLCVRWYVAYSLSLRNLAEMMGERGVAVDHSTVYRWVIKLLPLFERSFRKHKRPVGKSWRMDESYIKIKGEWKYLYRAVDKAGDTVDFLLRARRDKVAARRFFEKAITHNGTPETVTIDKSGSNLAALDAVNADRETPIKVRQIKYLNNIVEQDHRAIKRRTRPMLGVKNFHRARVILGGIEVMHMIRKGQMKSAGKDPSPASQQFYSLVS